In a genomic window of Trachemys scripta elegans isolate TJP31775 chromosome 12, CAS_Tse_1.0, whole genome shotgun sequence:
- the EFS gene encoding embryonal Fyn-associated substrate isoform X4, giving the protein MSVSRLKLELFRPVFTLTPEWSLPPCLGGMSPVLGDTGLPPSSTGSTGSSDPRPSQHWGSLASLPAGPEGPRPICQPILGVPGLSPSRLWGFTASLPADHGGPRSLSQSALGVPSLSPSRPWGSPVSLLDGYGGPWSLSRPALGVPSLSPGRLWGSPASLPAGSGGPWSLSQPALGVHCSLCPQAQLARALFDNVAECPEELSFRRGDLMLVLQPEVPGLAGWHLCSLHGQQGIVPANRVRILPESGPSDLSPVPRKESAPAALYDPPRGQRRSSAGQKEEQQEVYVVPPPTRPFLTPCDDIYKVPRATRRDRDPSEVYDVPCSLLRDAPLSDTYDTPSPFPKQVAEPDTNPYNVPPPAKPPPGQEEEEEEEEGREEEPGPVYATPSNLRRASALLNLYESPEELLGGEYDLPGPSPPEAALGGLSLGEAGGVGGRPRLPSAESLSRRPLPALPSPGAPRKGSIQDRPLPPPPPRLGGLAGGPDEGAGDGHSEYEGIRLAEEYDYVHLKVPPSPEDAQLLQFYAGQCRTHYATLLAATEALLASAGANQPPGVFVPHGRFVLVTAHKLVFVGDTLARQAASAPLRARVGAAASALCQALKGAVLSVKGAALSYPSAPAARLLQERLAELSRRALGFTSLLSTLAPS; this is encoded by the exons ATGTCTGTAAGTAGATTGAAGCTGGAGTTATTCCGTCCTGTTTTCACCCTCACCCCGGAATGGTCCCTGCCACCCTGTCTGGGGGGAATGAGCCCTGTACTGGGGGATACTGGTCTGCCACCAAGCAGCACTGGGAGCACTGGTTCCTCTGACCCCAGGCCTAGCCAGCACTGGGG GTCCCTGGCCTCTCTCCCGGCTGGCCCTGAGGGTCCCCGGCCTATCTGCCAACCGATCCTGGGGGTCCCCGGTCTCTCTCCCAGCCGGCTCTGGGGGTTCACTGCCTCTCTCCCGGCCGACCATGGGGGTCCCCGGTCTCTCTCCCAGTCGGCCCTGGGGGTCCCCAGTCTCTCTCCCAGTCGGCCCTGGGGGTCCCCGGTCTCTCTCCTGGACGGCTATGGGGGTCCCTGGTCTCTCTCGCGGCCGGCTCTGGgagtccccagcctctctcccggCCGGCTCTGGgggtccccagcctctctcccagCCGGCTCTGGGGGTCCCTGGTCTCTCTCCCAACCGGCCCTGGGGGTTCactgctccctctgcccccaggctCAGTTGGCCCGAGCGCTGTTTGACAACGTGGCCGAGTGCCCGGAGGAGCTCTCCTTCCGCCGGGGGGACCTGATGCTGGTGCTGCAGCCCGAGGTGCCCGGCCTGGCCGGCTGGCACCTCTGCTCGCTGCACGGGCAGCAGGGCATCGTCCCAGCCAACCGCGTCCGCATCCTGCCCGAGTCGGGGCCCTCTGACCTCTCTCCGGTGCCCCGCAAGGAGAGTGCGCCAGCTGCCCTCTACGACCCACCTCGGGGCCAGAGGAGGAGCAGCGCAGGGCAgaaggaggagcagcaggag gtgtaTGTGGTGCCCCCACCCACCCGGCCATTCCTGACCCCCTGTGATGATATCTACAAGGTGCCCCGTGCCACCCGGAGAGACAGGGACCCCAGTGAG gtctaTGATGTCCCCTGCTCACTCCTGCGGGACGCCCCCCTCTCCGACACCTATGACACCCCCTCGCCCTTCCCCAAGCAGGTGGCAGAGCCGGACACCAACCCCTACAATGTGCCCCCCCCGGCCAAGCCGCCCCCtggccaggaggaggaagaggaggaggaggagggacggGAGGAAGAACCAGGCCCTGTCTACGCCACCCCCTCCAACCTGCGCCGGGCGTCCGCCCTGCTCAACCTGTACGAGTCGCCTGAGGAGCTGCTAGGGGGGGAGTACGACCTGCCGGGCCCCTCCCCGCCGGAGGCAGCCCTGGGGGGGCTGAGCCTGGGCGAGGCGGGGGGTGTGGGTGGGCGTCCCCGCCTGCCCTCGGCCGAGAGCCTCTCGCGCCGCCCTCTGCCCGCCCTGCCCTCGCCTGGCGCCCCCCGCAAGGGCAGCATTCAGGACCggccgctgcccccgcccccgccccgcctgggagggctggctggggggccgGACGAGGGGGCGGGGGATGGGCACAGCGAATACGAGGGGATCCGACTGGCGGAGGAATACGACTACGTCCACCTCAAG GTGCCTCCCAGCCCCGAGGACGCCCAGCTGCTGCAGTTCTACGCAGGCCAGTGCCGGACGCACTACGCCACCCTCCTGGCGGCCACGGAGGCCCTGCTGGCCAGCGCCGGAGCCAACCAGCCACCGGGTGTCTTCGTGCCGCACGGGCGCTTCGTACTGGTCACGGCGCACAAGCTGGTCTTCGTGGGCGACACGCTGGCGCGCCAGGCAGCCTCGGCCCCCCTGCGGGCCCGGGTGGGGGCGGCCGCCAGCGccctgtgccaggccctcaagggGGCTGTGCTGTCAGTCAAGGGGGCGGCGCTGAGCTACCCTTCGGCCCCGGCTGCCCGCCTGCTCCAGGAGCGCCTGGCCGAGCTCTCCCGGCGGGCCCTGGGCTTCACGAGTCTGCTCAGCACCCTGGCCCCCTCCTGA
- the EFS gene encoding embryonal Fyn-associated substrate isoform X8 gives MSVSRLKLELFRPVFTLTPEWSLPPCLGGMSPVLGDTGLPPSSTGSTGSSDPRPSQHWGSLASLPAGPEGPRPICQPILGVPGLSPSRLWGFTASLPADHGGPRSLSQSALGVPSLSPSRPWGSPVSLLDGYGGPWSLSRPALGVPSLSPGRLWGSPASLPAGSGGPWSLSQPALGVHCSLCPQAQLARALFDNVAECPEELSFRRGDLMLVLQPEVPGLAGWHLCSLHGQQGIVPANRVRILPESGPSDLSPVPRKESAPAALYDPPRGQRRSSAGQKEEQQEVPPSPEDAQLLQFYAGQCRTHYATLLAATEALLASAGANQPPGVFVPHGRFVLVTAHKLVFVGDTLARQAASAPLRARVGAAASALCQALKGAVLSVKGAALSYPSAPAARLLQERLAELSRRALGFTSLLSTLAPS, from the exons ATGTCTGTAAGTAGATTGAAGCTGGAGTTATTCCGTCCTGTTTTCACCCTCACCCCGGAATGGTCCCTGCCACCCTGTCTGGGGGGAATGAGCCCTGTACTGGGGGATACTGGTCTGCCACCAAGCAGCACTGGGAGCACTGGTTCCTCTGACCCCAGGCCTAGCCAGCACTGGGG GTCCCTGGCCTCTCTCCCGGCTGGCCCTGAGGGTCCCCGGCCTATCTGCCAACCGATCCTGGGGGTCCCCGGTCTCTCTCCCAGCCGGCTCTGGGGGTTCACTGCCTCTCTCCCGGCCGACCATGGGGGTCCCCGGTCTCTCTCCCAGTCGGCCCTGGGGGTCCCCAGTCTCTCTCCCAGTCGGCCCTGGGGGTCCCCGGTCTCTCTCCTGGACGGCTATGGGGGTCCCTGGTCTCTCTCGCGGCCGGCTCTGGgagtccccagcctctctcccggCCGGCTCTGGgggtccccagcctctctcccagCCGGCTCTGGGGGTCCCTGGTCTCTCTCCCAACCGGCCCTGGGGGTTCactgctccctctgcccccaggctCAGTTGGCCCGAGCGCTGTTTGACAACGTGGCCGAGTGCCCGGAGGAGCTCTCCTTCCGCCGGGGGGACCTGATGCTGGTGCTGCAGCCCGAGGTGCCCGGCCTGGCCGGCTGGCACCTCTGCTCGCTGCACGGGCAGCAGGGCATCGTCCCAGCCAACCGCGTCCGCATCCTGCCCGAGTCGGGGCCCTCTGACCTCTCTCCGGTGCCCCGCAAGGAGAGTGCGCCAGCTGCCCTCTACGACCCACCTCGGGGCCAGAGGAGGAGCAGCGCAGGGCAgaaggaggagcagcaggag GTGCCTCCCAGCCCCGAGGACGCCCAGCTGCTGCAGTTCTACGCAGGCCAGTGCCGGACGCACTACGCCACCCTCCTGGCGGCCACGGAGGCCCTGCTGGCCAGCGCCGGAGCCAACCAGCCACCGGGTGTCTTCGTGCCGCACGGGCGCTTCGTACTGGTCACGGCGCACAAGCTGGTCTTCGTGGGCGACACGCTGGCGCGCCAGGCAGCCTCGGCCCCCCTGCGGGCCCGGGTGGGGGCGGCCGCCAGCGccctgtgccaggccctcaagggGGCTGTGCTGTCAGTCAAGGGGGCGGCGCTGAGCTACCCTTCGGCCCCGGCTGCCCGCCTGCTCCAGGAGCGCCTGGCCGAGCTCTCCCGGCGGGCCCTGGGCTTCACGAGTCTGCTCAGCACCCTGGCCCCCTCCTGA
- the EFS gene encoding embryonal Fyn-associated substrate isoform X3 translates to MSVSRLKLELFRPVFTLTPEWSLPPCLGGMSPVLGDTGLPPSSTGSTGSSDPRPSQHWGSLASLPAGPEGPRPICQPILGVPGLSPSRLWGFTASLPADHGGPRSLSQSALGVPSLSPSRPWGSPVSLLDGYGGPWSLSRPALGVPSLSPGRLWGSPASLPAGSGGPWSLSQPALGVHCSLCPQAQLARALFDNVAECPEELSFRRGDLMLVLQPEVPGLAGWHLCSLHGQQGIVPANRVRILPESGPSDLSPVPRKESAPAALYDPPRGQRRSSAGQKEEQQEVYDVPCSLLRDAPLSDTYDTPSPFPKQVAEPDTNPYNVPPPAKPPPGQEEEEEEEEGREEEPGPVYATPSNLRRASALLNLYESPEELLGGEYDLPGPSPPEAALGGLSLGEAGGVGGRPRLPSAESLSRRPLPALPSPGAPRKGSIQDRPLPPPPPRLGGLAGGPDEGAGDGHSEYEGIRLAEEYDYVHLKGTGRLQPPATDCDPPEEVTSPRPQPETPLLLEEEEVPPSPEDAQLLQFYAGQCRTHYATLLAATEALLASAGANQPPGVFVPHGRFVLVTAHKLVFVGDTLARQAASAPLRARVGAAASALCQALKGAVLSVKGAALSYPSAPAARLLQERLAELSRRALGFTSLLSTLAPS, encoded by the exons ATGTCTGTAAGTAGATTGAAGCTGGAGTTATTCCGTCCTGTTTTCACCCTCACCCCGGAATGGTCCCTGCCACCCTGTCTGGGGGGAATGAGCCCTGTACTGGGGGATACTGGTCTGCCACCAAGCAGCACTGGGAGCACTGGTTCCTCTGACCCCAGGCCTAGCCAGCACTGGGG GTCCCTGGCCTCTCTCCCGGCTGGCCCTGAGGGTCCCCGGCCTATCTGCCAACCGATCCTGGGGGTCCCCGGTCTCTCTCCCAGCCGGCTCTGGGGGTTCACTGCCTCTCTCCCGGCCGACCATGGGGGTCCCCGGTCTCTCTCCCAGTCGGCCCTGGGGGTCCCCAGTCTCTCTCCCAGTCGGCCCTGGGGGTCCCCGGTCTCTCTCCTGGACGGCTATGGGGGTCCCTGGTCTCTCTCGCGGCCGGCTCTGGgagtccccagcctctctcccggCCGGCTCTGGgggtccccagcctctctcccagCCGGCTCTGGGGGTCCCTGGTCTCTCTCCCAACCGGCCCTGGGGGTTCactgctccctctgcccccaggctCAGTTGGCCCGAGCGCTGTTTGACAACGTGGCCGAGTGCCCGGAGGAGCTCTCCTTCCGCCGGGGGGACCTGATGCTGGTGCTGCAGCCCGAGGTGCCCGGCCTGGCCGGCTGGCACCTCTGCTCGCTGCACGGGCAGCAGGGCATCGTCCCAGCCAACCGCGTCCGCATCCTGCCCGAGTCGGGGCCCTCTGACCTCTCTCCGGTGCCCCGCAAGGAGAGTGCGCCAGCTGCCCTCTACGACCCACCTCGGGGCCAGAGGAGGAGCAGCGCAGGGCAgaaggaggagcagcaggag gtctaTGATGTCCCCTGCTCACTCCTGCGGGACGCCCCCCTCTCCGACACCTATGACACCCCCTCGCCCTTCCCCAAGCAGGTGGCAGAGCCGGACACCAACCCCTACAATGTGCCCCCCCCGGCCAAGCCGCCCCCtggccaggaggaggaagaggaggaggaggagggacggGAGGAAGAACCAGGCCCTGTCTACGCCACCCCCTCCAACCTGCGCCGGGCGTCCGCCCTGCTCAACCTGTACGAGTCGCCTGAGGAGCTGCTAGGGGGGGAGTACGACCTGCCGGGCCCCTCCCCGCCGGAGGCAGCCCTGGGGGGGCTGAGCCTGGGCGAGGCGGGGGGTGTGGGTGGGCGTCCCCGCCTGCCCTCGGCCGAGAGCCTCTCGCGCCGCCCTCTGCCCGCCCTGCCCTCGCCTGGCGCCCCCCGCAAGGGCAGCATTCAGGACCggccgctgcccccgcccccgccccgcctgggagggctggctggggggccgGACGAGGGGGCGGGGGATGGGCACAGCGAATACGAGGGGATCCGACTGGCGGAGGAATACGACTACGTCCACCTCAAG GGGACAggcaggctccagcccccggctACAGACTGTGACCCCccagaggaggtgaccagccccaGACCCCAACCAGAGACCCCCCTTttgctggaggaggaagag GTGCCTCCCAGCCCCGAGGACGCCCAGCTGCTGCAGTTCTACGCAGGCCAGTGCCGGACGCACTACGCCACCCTCCTGGCGGCCACGGAGGCCCTGCTGGCCAGCGCCGGAGCCAACCAGCCACCGGGTGTCTTCGTGCCGCACGGGCGCTTCGTACTGGTCACGGCGCACAAGCTGGTCTTCGTGGGCGACACGCTGGCGCGCCAGGCAGCCTCGGCCCCCCTGCGGGCCCGGGTGGGGGCGGCCGCCAGCGccctgtgccaggccctcaagggGGCTGTGCTGTCAGTCAAGGGGGCGGCGCTGAGCTACCCTTCGGCCCCGGCTGCCCGCCTGCTCCAGGAGCGCCTGGCCGAGCTCTCCCGGCGGGCCCTGGGCTTCACGAGTCTGCTCAGCACCCTGGCCCCCTCCTGA
- the EFS gene encoding embryonal Fyn-associated substrate isoform X2, giving the protein MSVSRLKLELFRPVFTLTPEWSLPPCLGGMSPVLGDTGLPPSSTGSTGSSDPRPSQHWGSLASLPAGPEGPRPICQPILGVPGLSPSRLWGFTASLPADHGGPRSLSQSALGVPSLSPSRPWGSPVSLLDGYGGPWSLSRPALGVPSLSPGRLWGSPASLPAGSGGPWSLSQPALGVHCSLCPQAQLARALFDNVAECPEELSFRRGDLMLVLQPEVPGLAGWHLCSLHGQQGIVPANRVRILPESGPSDLSPVPRKESAPAALYDPPRGQRRSSAGQKEEQQEVYVVPPPTRPFLTPCDDIYKVPRATRRDRDPSEVAEPDTNPYNVPPPAKPPPGQEEEEEEEEGREEEPGPVYATPSNLRRASALLNLYESPEELLGGEYDLPGPSPPEAALGGLSLGEAGGVGGRPRLPSAESLSRRPLPALPSPGAPRKGSIQDRPLPPPPPRLGGLAGGPDEGAGDGHSEYEGIRLAEEYDYVHLKGTGRLQPPATDCDPPEEVTSPRPQPETPLLLEEEEVPPSPEDAQLLQFYAGQCRTHYATLLAATEALLASAGANQPPGVFVPHGRFVLVTAHKLVFVGDTLARQAASAPLRARVGAAASALCQALKGAVLSVKGAALSYPSAPAARLLQERLAELSRRALGFTSLLSTLAPS; this is encoded by the exons ATGTCTGTAAGTAGATTGAAGCTGGAGTTATTCCGTCCTGTTTTCACCCTCACCCCGGAATGGTCCCTGCCACCCTGTCTGGGGGGAATGAGCCCTGTACTGGGGGATACTGGTCTGCCACCAAGCAGCACTGGGAGCACTGGTTCCTCTGACCCCAGGCCTAGCCAGCACTGGGG GTCCCTGGCCTCTCTCCCGGCTGGCCCTGAGGGTCCCCGGCCTATCTGCCAACCGATCCTGGGGGTCCCCGGTCTCTCTCCCAGCCGGCTCTGGGGGTTCACTGCCTCTCTCCCGGCCGACCATGGGGGTCCCCGGTCTCTCTCCCAGTCGGCCCTGGGGGTCCCCAGTCTCTCTCCCAGTCGGCCCTGGGGGTCCCCGGTCTCTCTCCTGGACGGCTATGGGGGTCCCTGGTCTCTCTCGCGGCCGGCTCTGGgagtccccagcctctctcccggCCGGCTCTGGgggtccccagcctctctcccagCCGGCTCTGGGGGTCCCTGGTCTCTCTCCCAACCGGCCCTGGGGGTTCactgctccctctgcccccaggctCAGTTGGCCCGAGCGCTGTTTGACAACGTGGCCGAGTGCCCGGAGGAGCTCTCCTTCCGCCGGGGGGACCTGATGCTGGTGCTGCAGCCCGAGGTGCCCGGCCTGGCCGGCTGGCACCTCTGCTCGCTGCACGGGCAGCAGGGCATCGTCCCAGCCAACCGCGTCCGCATCCTGCCCGAGTCGGGGCCCTCTGACCTCTCTCCGGTGCCCCGCAAGGAGAGTGCGCCAGCTGCCCTCTACGACCCACCTCGGGGCCAGAGGAGGAGCAGCGCAGGGCAgaaggaggagcagcaggag gtgtaTGTGGTGCCCCCACCCACCCGGCCATTCCTGACCCCCTGTGATGATATCTACAAGGTGCCCCGTGCCACCCGGAGAGACAGGGACCCCAGTGAG GTGGCAGAGCCGGACACCAACCCCTACAATGTGCCCCCCCCGGCCAAGCCGCCCCCtggccaggaggaggaagaggaggaggaggagggacggGAGGAAGAACCAGGCCCTGTCTACGCCACCCCCTCCAACCTGCGCCGGGCGTCCGCCCTGCTCAACCTGTACGAGTCGCCTGAGGAGCTGCTAGGGGGGGAGTACGACCTGCCGGGCCCCTCCCCGCCGGAGGCAGCCCTGGGGGGGCTGAGCCTGGGCGAGGCGGGGGGTGTGGGTGGGCGTCCCCGCCTGCCCTCGGCCGAGAGCCTCTCGCGCCGCCCTCTGCCCGCCCTGCCCTCGCCTGGCGCCCCCCGCAAGGGCAGCATTCAGGACCggccgctgcccccgcccccgccccgcctgggagggctggctggggggccgGACGAGGGGGCGGGGGATGGGCACAGCGAATACGAGGGGATCCGACTGGCGGAGGAATACGACTACGTCCACCTCAAG GGGACAggcaggctccagcccccggctACAGACTGTGACCCCccagaggaggtgaccagccccaGACCCCAACCAGAGACCCCCCTTttgctggaggaggaagag GTGCCTCCCAGCCCCGAGGACGCCCAGCTGCTGCAGTTCTACGCAGGCCAGTGCCGGACGCACTACGCCACCCTCCTGGCGGCCACGGAGGCCCTGCTGGCCAGCGCCGGAGCCAACCAGCCACCGGGTGTCTTCGTGCCGCACGGGCGCTTCGTACTGGTCACGGCGCACAAGCTGGTCTTCGTGGGCGACACGCTGGCGCGCCAGGCAGCCTCGGCCCCCCTGCGGGCCCGGGTGGGGGCGGCCGCCAGCGccctgtgccaggccctcaagggGGCTGTGCTGTCAGTCAAGGGGGCGGCGCTGAGCTACCCTTCGGCCCCGGCTGCCCGCCTGCTCCAGGAGCGCCTGGCCGAGCTCTCCCGGCGGGCCCTGGGCTTCACGAGTCTGCTCAGCACCCTGGCCCCCTCCTGA
- the EFS gene encoding embryonal Fyn-associated substrate isoform X5 → MSVSRLKLELFRPVFTLTPEWSLPPCLGGMSPVLGDTGLPPSSTGSTGSSDPRPSQHWGSLASLPAGPEGPRPICQPILGVPGLSPSRLWGFTASLPADHGGPRSLSQSALGVPSLSPSRPWGSPVSLLDGYGGPWSLSRPALGVPSLSPGRLWGSPASLPAGSGGPWSLSQPALGVHCSLCPQAQLARALFDNVAECPEELSFRRGDLMLVLQPEVPGLAGWHLCSLHGQQGIVPANRVRILPESGPSDLSPVPRKESAPAALYDPPRGQRRSSAGQKEEQQEVAEPDTNPYNVPPPAKPPPGQEEEEEEEEGREEEPGPVYATPSNLRRASALLNLYESPEELLGGEYDLPGPSPPEAALGGLSLGEAGGVGGRPRLPSAESLSRRPLPALPSPGAPRKGSIQDRPLPPPPPRLGGLAGGPDEGAGDGHSEYEGIRLAEEYDYVHLKGTGRLQPPATDCDPPEEVTSPRPQPETPLLLEEEEVPPSPEDAQLLQFYAGQCRTHYATLLAATEALLASAGANQPPGVFVPHGRFVLVTAHKLVFVGDTLARQAASAPLRARVGAAASALCQALKGAVLSVKGAALSYPSAPAARLLQERLAELSRRALGFTSLLSTLAPS, encoded by the exons ATGTCTGTAAGTAGATTGAAGCTGGAGTTATTCCGTCCTGTTTTCACCCTCACCCCGGAATGGTCCCTGCCACCCTGTCTGGGGGGAATGAGCCCTGTACTGGGGGATACTGGTCTGCCACCAAGCAGCACTGGGAGCACTGGTTCCTCTGACCCCAGGCCTAGCCAGCACTGGGG GTCCCTGGCCTCTCTCCCGGCTGGCCCTGAGGGTCCCCGGCCTATCTGCCAACCGATCCTGGGGGTCCCCGGTCTCTCTCCCAGCCGGCTCTGGGGGTTCACTGCCTCTCTCCCGGCCGACCATGGGGGTCCCCGGTCTCTCTCCCAGTCGGCCCTGGGGGTCCCCAGTCTCTCTCCCAGTCGGCCCTGGGGGTCCCCGGTCTCTCTCCTGGACGGCTATGGGGGTCCCTGGTCTCTCTCGCGGCCGGCTCTGGgagtccccagcctctctcccggCCGGCTCTGGgggtccccagcctctctcccagCCGGCTCTGGGGGTCCCTGGTCTCTCTCCCAACCGGCCCTGGGGGTTCactgctccctctgcccccaggctCAGTTGGCCCGAGCGCTGTTTGACAACGTGGCCGAGTGCCCGGAGGAGCTCTCCTTCCGCCGGGGGGACCTGATGCTGGTGCTGCAGCCCGAGGTGCCCGGCCTGGCCGGCTGGCACCTCTGCTCGCTGCACGGGCAGCAGGGCATCGTCCCAGCCAACCGCGTCCGCATCCTGCCCGAGTCGGGGCCCTCTGACCTCTCTCCGGTGCCCCGCAAGGAGAGTGCGCCAGCTGCCCTCTACGACCCACCTCGGGGCCAGAGGAGGAGCAGCGCAGGGCAgaaggaggagcagcaggag GTGGCAGAGCCGGACACCAACCCCTACAATGTGCCCCCCCCGGCCAAGCCGCCCCCtggccaggaggaggaagaggaggaggaggagggacggGAGGAAGAACCAGGCCCTGTCTACGCCACCCCCTCCAACCTGCGCCGGGCGTCCGCCCTGCTCAACCTGTACGAGTCGCCTGAGGAGCTGCTAGGGGGGGAGTACGACCTGCCGGGCCCCTCCCCGCCGGAGGCAGCCCTGGGGGGGCTGAGCCTGGGCGAGGCGGGGGGTGTGGGTGGGCGTCCCCGCCTGCCCTCGGCCGAGAGCCTCTCGCGCCGCCCTCTGCCCGCCCTGCCCTCGCCTGGCGCCCCCCGCAAGGGCAGCATTCAGGACCggccgctgcccccgcccccgccccgcctgggagggctggctggggggccgGACGAGGGGGCGGGGGATGGGCACAGCGAATACGAGGGGATCCGACTGGCGGAGGAATACGACTACGTCCACCTCAAG GGGACAggcaggctccagcccccggctACAGACTGTGACCCCccagaggaggtgaccagccccaGACCCCAACCAGAGACCCCCCTTttgctggaggaggaagag GTGCCTCCCAGCCCCGAGGACGCCCAGCTGCTGCAGTTCTACGCAGGCCAGTGCCGGACGCACTACGCCACCCTCCTGGCGGCCACGGAGGCCCTGCTGGCCAGCGCCGGAGCCAACCAGCCACCGGGTGTCTTCGTGCCGCACGGGCGCTTCGTACTGGTCACGGCGCACAAGCTGGTCTTCGTGGGCGACACGCTGGCGCGCCAGGCAGCCTCGGCCCCCCTGCGGGCCCGGGTGGGGGCGGCCGCCAGCGccctgtgccaggccctcaagggGGCTGTGCTGTCAGTCAAGGGGGCGGCGCTGAGCTACCCTTCGGCCCCGGCTGCCCGCCTGCTCCAGGAGCGCCTGGCCGAGCTCTCCCGGCGGGCCCTGGGCTTCACGAGTCTGCTCAGCACCCTGGCCCCCTCCTGA